The DNA window GGACCCTCATCGggtgctccttttttttttaaaataaatgttaggttagtgcttttttttaaaaaaaataatttattttttaatttatttttggctgtgttgggtcttcgtttctgtgcgagggctttctctagttgcggcgagcgggggccactcttcatcgcggtgcgcgggcctctcactgtcacggcctctcttgttgcggagaacaggctccagacgtgcaggctcagtagttgtggctcatgggcccagctgctccgcggcatgtgggatcttcccagaccagggctcgaacccgtgtcccctgcattggcagacggattctcaaccactgcgccaccagggaagccccgggtgcCCTTAACTAGCTCACACACAGCAAAACTGAAGGGAATTAGTTCTTGGATTCATATTTCCCATTTACAAAGGGCCCTTGCACCAGACTGACTGGTCTATAGAGGACTGCTGATCTCAAACTCACCTTAAAACGATGCTCAGTCAGAAGAGAAACCGTGCCCACGCGGGGACAAGAAGATGACGTCAGAAGTAGACAGCTGGCCCAAGATGCCAGACCTGACCCGTATGATCATTTATagtgttttcttaacttcttgaACTTTTGCATATGAATCCAATGTTTTTCTATCATGGGCACAATCCTATGCAGAGTTCTAAAATCAATCCAGTTGTTGGGTTGATGGTCAATTAACTACATTCAGTACATCTGGTTATCTTGGTGGATTTCTCCCAAGGCTCTGACTGAATGGTCCTTAGGAGAtttattctagaagaaaaaaattatagttctGTTCAGGTCACTATCGGTATTACTCGGTGGGATCCCCTCACTTGGCTAATTAATCATACTTGCTCTGACCCTGGCcagaaatatgaattttctttaaaagttactcAAGTTCAATCAGAGCAATGAGCTAAATTTCAGTCAAAAACCATAATCACCTGCTTATTAGGAGGGACCCTCCCTCAGTTATGGGGTAGATTTACCAGGTTACAGTCATTTAAGTTTAAGGGTCCCCTTATGCTGGGAACAATTAAATCATACTGAGGATAATCAGCCTAATAACACTAGGAAATTGGGCTGACTGTCTTATGAACAATGCCAATATATCATTACCCCTAAAGATAGCGATTGGTTCAGAACAAACTGTCAGCCGACTGGGAGTATACTCGGCCACACCTAATGGAAATTCTTGGCCTAACTTCTTACTTACGACTTTATTAATGCTACTAGCTATAGTACTTGTTTTCTGCCTGTTCTACAAGATTGTTGTTTCTTGTGTTGACCAATGTGTAAGTGAGCttccaacaaaaataataactgggcttccctggtggcgcagtggttgagagtctgcctgccaatgcaggggacacgggttcgagccctggtctgggaggatcccacatgccgcggagcaactaagcccgtgagccacaactactgagcctgcgtgtctggagcctgtgctctgcaacaagagaggccgtgacagtgagaggcccgcgcaccgcgatgaagagtggcccccgcttgccgcaactggagagagccctcgcacagaaatgaagacccaacacagccataaataaataaataaataaaagaaattaaaaaaaaaaagaaattgaaaattgtataaaaaagaaaaaataataactaagcAACTTGAAATGGTCGACCAAATATATAGTTCTATATGAAGTTACAACGATcgtaatagtgtaactctagatatgggaagaagtaACATGGGAGAGTCACTTTCTGGACTGTAGCAGACTAGAGTGACAGGGGGTCCAGAGGCTTCACGGCCACCTCTGGCAGGGCCTGGTCCAGCAATAGCACATGGAGCCCTCTGGGCACCATGGAGCAGATGGTCACGACATGCCTCCCAAACCTTGGTGAAATTTATGACCAAAAGGGGCAAATTGTAAAACAAGTACTGTTGCTCGCCATCCAGTTCTACGAGGATCAGGCCATTAGCCGCTGTAGTCTCTGACCGACAGTGTACCCTGAGGGCAGTTCAGGACGAAGAACAGGACGAAGAACAGGACGAAGAACAGGACACAGGACAGGACGAAGGACAGGACAAGGctctctgtgctctggaaaaCCAGGCCCCTTAGAGTAATCTCAAgaagaaattgttttttttaagacttttttttgatgtggaccatttttttaaaaattaattaattaatttatttatccttggctgtgttgggtcttcgcttctgtgccagggccttctccagctgcggcgagcgggggccactcctcatcgcggtgcgcggacctctcaccatcgcggtccctcccgctgtggagcacaggctccagacgcgcaggctcagcacctgtggctcacgggcccagccgctctagcggcatgtgggatcctcccagaccagggcccgaacccgcgtcccccgcattggcaggcggactcccaaccgctgcgccaccagggaagccccgatgtggaccatttttaaagtctttattgaatttgttataatattgcttctgttttatgttttggtttttttggccctgaggcatgtgggatctcagctccccgaccagggatcaaacccgcgcccccctgcattggaaggtgaagtcttaaccactggactgccagtgaagtcccaagaagaaattttaatgagcccaatttcttgcattttctcatctagaagagcactaaaatcattaactgagatGTCTGATCCTCGTGACTACCAGGAACCTTTTACCGAGATGTGTGCTTCACTGCATTTCCTAGCTAAAATCATACGTACACTggcttcccccctacctctttggagcagttctgTTACCGAGTCCAgagtccaagctcgtactgctcccgcacgacaggccaatgaGTCAAGAGACAAGGTGATGGGGGAgaaatagtgactttattcagaggCCAGCAAACCAAGAAGATGGTTCCTAAAGAACCATCTTAATTCGGGGTAGAATTTGGTCTTCTTTTGTGCgaagggaaaaggggaagcaGGAAGATTTGAGATTAGAGGGTGAAGGCAGATTGCAGACTTCTCGGAGCCACCTGGCCTTCAGGGAAGCATAgcatttctttgttcttctgcttGCTCACGCAGGCTGGATCACAAGGCTCCTGCAAATCTTCAAGTTCTTAgcagttatttttactttacaCTCTTATCTCTGCTTATTTGCAAGGTTTCCAGGCTGAAAGCAAACTTATCTACAGCAAGTAATGGCCATAAGTAACCCAGGACCGTGGGATGGGAACTTTCTTCAGGGAACTTAATGGGCTATTTGGGAACAAACAACATTTCTCTACTGTTTAACTCTTGGCGTGTGGGGACGAAAGTGATGGACTACATGGGCCGAAGAATGGGGGGGGAGGTGGTGCCAGTTCTGTTCTTCCTGTTACAGTTTCTCAGAGGTACCAAGAGGCTGCTTcccaggctacagtcctcagtaacACCGTTAATAAAACTCACCTCACAGTTCTTGCATTGTGTGTTTGTCTTTCAGTTGACAGTTTAGTCCAGCAGCAATGCATTCAAGGATGGACGTGGAACATTCCAGGTCAAACAAGCAGGTTGTCCTGACCCTGTGTCATCCACCACTGCTTCCCAAGGCCTGTCTCTCTGCTCACACCTGGGGCTGCAGGGGGATCCCCTTGGGACCAGATGATGGGGAAGGAAGAATTCCCAGCCCGGTTCTCCATTGGTCAGTTCAGTGTGAGGGAGACGGCTGGCCGCAGGATGGGGCCTGCACTCCAGCCCACTCAGGGGTGGCCTGAACACCggggtgaggggcagagctgCAAGCAAGTTACTTTCATTGGACCCTTGTCGCCAGAGGGGAAGCATGTGCCTGGGCGTGGTTGCCAGCACCGCTCCCAGACCTCAGCTGCACCCCTCAGGAACTCGGAGCGCTGACCCTGCATAGAAGTCCACATCGTATGTCATCCCCAGTGATGGGAACACAGGCTCAGGTCTGCCAGTCACATCCCACGCCTTGCCACCCCACTGGACCAAGCAGAGGGTGGGCACCCCTCCTGCCTCCAGTTAGCCCTCAGGTCAAAGGCCATTATGAGGTGCCGTGCGGCTGTGGGTAGAATACGTGGGTCCAGGGCCCCAGGGCAGGACTGGGCAGCTCTGCCTCTCGTCACTTCCTGTGCCACTGGTGCCTTCATGCTCTCCAGCCCTGCTGCTCTGGGCTCTGTGGGTTCAGAAGTTCTGTTTCCCAAAGCTTCCTTCAGGTGACACAAAAAGGTGCCGTTGATCTAAGATCTCTGGATGCCCCTTTGTTTCTCATGCCTGGGTCACAGGCAGGGCCACTTGACTCTGGTccgcaggaggagggaggggcgcTCAACACTGGGTCCCCTCTTGCCCAACGTTACGGTAAATGGCCACACGCAGCACTCTTGCCCCGACGCGGTCACGGTGACCACGGCCTAGGTCTCTCGGAGAAGGGGCCACAACACACAGTAATCCACTGGGCCTAGCAGAGCTGGCAGCTGAGGGTGAGTAGAATGCCACCCTGCTTTGGGCATCTCTCAGGTGTCCTCCAAGCTCCAGAGCTCCTGAGGGCTCAGCTCAGGTCTTCGCTGGGCCTTACTGCAGCTCAGCTTCTACTGCCCCCCATCctgttcctcttcctcccttcttcagGGCTTGACACAAAGAGCCTCCCTATTCAGTGTCCCTCTCAGAGTCCAGGAGCGTGGCCTGGAGTAACCCTGCAGGGCCTCCTGAGCCACTGCAGCGACTCTGGCTCTGGCGTGAGGTGGGGGCCCTTGGGGGGAGCAGGGGGCACAACTTGTTTTCTGTTGTAACAGGCTCACTCCGGCTGGAGCAGTGAGAACGCCGAGGAGGGGGCCACGCTAACCCAGGAGAAGGTGAGGGTGGCTTGGCCTCAGAGGTCACAGTGGGGGTGAGATTCTGCACATTCTGGAAGGCGGGACCACATGGATCCTGTGTGAGGGGCAGAGGGCGCGGCCGTAAGCCAAGGCTCTTGGCCTGAGCAGTCGGATGGCTGGAGTGGCCACCACCTGTGCCCGCAGAGACCGGACAGAGGGTGCAgtggactgaatgcttgtgtcccccccATTTCCTATTGAAATTCTAAAGTGACGGTGTTAGGAGGTGctcaggtcatgagggtggacccCTCATGGTAGGATCagtgctcttataaaagggaccccatagagctccccagctcctcccaccaGTGAGCAGCCCTGAGAAGTAGGCCCTCTGCGACCAGGAAGCGGGCCTCAGCAGAGCCCATCcacgctggcaccctgatctcagaccttcagcctccagaaatgcgagaaataaatttctattatttatgaGCCACTAGTCTAGGTGCTTTGCTGTGGGAGTCCCAACTCAGACAGAAGGTTTGGGAGAGCCTGAGGTTTCCTGTTGAGGAGTTAGGCTGGAGATCCCGGGAGACCTCCTCCGCGGACACGGCAATCTGGCCCTTTGACATAAATGTGACTGACGGGCACATAGATGGCATTTTTAGCCGAGGCTGCTGGGCCCTCTGGAGGGAGATGAGACCAGGGTGCAGACATAAGctcagccccgcccgccccgccccgcagcTCTGGATTCAGGAGGGAGAAGCGACCAGCCAAGCAGCCTGAGAAGCGGCTGCCAGCTTGTGAGGGAGGAGGTCGGTCCCCAGAGCAGGCCCCGGAGAGCTCGCTGTAGCACCGGCACAGTAACGTCCGGGTCCCAGCTGGTCCCCTAACAGCCACCCCCCCCGGCTCTCTCCCTTCCCCGCTGTTCTCTCCTGAGCACCCGGCAGGGTGGGCACCGGTGACCAGGTGATGCGGGCAGTTCTGGGGACAGAGGAGCTGTGGTTTCAGCAGCCCTGGTCCCGAGGAGccccgcccagccctgccctcaggccGAGGCAGCGGCCCACCCACCACGGCCCTGAGCTGGTGCGTCCCCCTGCTTTCGTCCGCGGGGGCGGGGGCTCTGGGGGGCGACCGCGGCCACCGCACGGGCCCCCAGCCTCTACGGGGCAGTGCTTCTCCGCGGGGGCGGGGGActcagcggggggtgggggttgggggggtgggctCGCGCaggcggggcggcggggcgggcggggccgaTCGCTCAGCTCCGGGCTGTCATTTGTCGTTAAATTTAGCGGCGGGCCGGTCagccgggcggcggcgggggctaTAAGCGGCCGGGGCGCCCACCCTCGAAGCAGGAGTCCGAGCGAGGAGACGGCGCTGGAACCCATGGACACGTCGTACCCCCGCGAGGACCCCCGGGCCCCGACGCCCCGCAAGGCCGACGGCACCGCCCACACGGCCCTCACGCTGGGGGCGCCGCGACCCCCACCT is part of the Balaenoptera musculus isolate JJ_BM4_2016_0621 chromosome 8, mBalMus1.pri.v3, whole genome shotgun sequence genome and encodes:
- the IFITM5 gene encoding interferon-induced transmembrane protein 5 isoform X1 translates to MRAVLGTEELWFQQPWSRGAPPSPALRPRQRPTHHGPELVRPPAFVRGGGGSGGRPRPPHGPPASTGQCFSAGAGDSAGGGGWGGGLAQAGRRGGRGRSLSSGLSFVVKFSGGPVSRAAAGAISGRGAHPRSRSPSEETALEPMDTSYPREDPRAPTPRKADGTAHTALTLGAPRPPPRDHLIWSVFSTLYLNPCCLGFLALAYSIKARDQKVTGDLEAARRLGSKAKCYNILAAVWALVPPLLLLALVVTGALHLSRLAKGSAAFFSTKFDDSDYD